From Actinoplanes oblitus, a single genomic window includes:
- a CDS encoding LysE family translocator, with amino-acid sequence MTSMGQVAAFAGVIALAAASPGPDFAVVVRRSMVAGRRHGVLAGLGVATGVFVWSVAAAMGVAALLAASAVAFTVVKLAGAAYLLWLGVTALLAARRGGAAPGITDAPRAPARPWVSYRDGLLCNVFNPKCGVFFMAVLPQFVPMDGRPADVLLLASVAVAVTVAWFTTVATLVAALRRVLARPRIRRTLDALTGAVLVTLGLRLAATSA; translated from the coding sequence ATGACGAGCATGGGACAGGTTGCGGCATTCGCCGGGGTGATCGCGCTGGCCGCGGCTTCGCCGGGGCCGGACTTCGCGGTGGTGGTGCGGCGATCGATGGTGGCCGGCCGGCGGCACGGCGTGCTGGCCGGGCTCGGCGTGGCGACCGGGGTGTTCGTCTGGTCGGTGGCGGCCGCGATGGGGGTGGCCGCGCTGCTGGCCGCGTCCGCGGTGGCGTTCACCGTGGTTAAGCTCGCCGGTGCGGCCTACCTGCTCTGGCTCGGGGTGACCGCGCTGCTCGCCGCCCGCCGCGGCGGCGCGGCGCCGGGAATCACCGACGCGCCACGGGCACCGGCGCGGCCGTGGGTCTCCTACCGCGACGGCCTGCTCTGCAACGTCTTCAACCCGAAGTGCGGCGTCTTCTTCATGGCCGTCCTCCCCCAATTCGTCCCGATGGACGGCCGCCCCGCCGACGTCCTGCTGCTAGCCTCGGTAGCCGTCGCGGTGACCGTCGCCTGGTTCACCACGGTCGCCACCCTGGTCGCCGCGCTGCGCCGCGTCCTGGCCCGCCCCCGGATCCGCCGCACCCTCGACGCCCTGACCGGCGCCGTCCTGGTGACCCTCGGCCTCCGCCTGGCCGCCACCAGCGCCTGA
- a CDS encoding cellulase family glycosylhydrolase, which translates to MTGRLRSLIATLLLAVGVLTPTAAQAAPLAAGSAVAAMQPGWNLGNTFDATGADETSWGNPRVTPELLAGIRAQGFRSIRIPVTWSQHLGPAPDYTIDPVALARLAEVVGWALDDGLYVMVNVHHDSWQWINRMPADHDAVLAEYTAIWTQVATAFRDASPRLLFESVNEPQFVTEKAALLAELNTAFHTVVRGSGGRNATRLLVMPTMHTNAGQAYLDELASTFTALGDPNLIATVHYYGYWPFSVNIAGGYRFDAAARQDLLDTFQRVHDTFVAKGIPVIIGEYGLLGFDRSTGTIEQGEKLKFFEFFGHQARISRVTTMLWDNGQHFDRTALTWRDPELYEQMRSSWRTRSGTASSDVVFTAATGPITAKTVTLNLNGTSFSGLRLGRTTLRRGVDYSLAGDQLTLSTGLLRRLLGDRAYGVRSTLSVRFSHGVPWRLDILSYDTATLSGATGTVDAFTLPAAFHGDRLATMTAVYADGSYAGPQNWTAYKEYDATFHPDYAAGTIGLTPAFFAEVTDGAPVTLTFIFWSGATVTYHVTRTGTTVTGTAD; encoded by the coding sequence ATGACCGGCAGGTTAAGATCCCTTATCGCCACCCTCCTGCTCGCCGTAGGGGTGCTCACTCCGACCGCCGCGCAGGCCGCCCCGCTGGCCGCCGGCAGCGCTGTCGCCGCCATGCAGCCCGGCTGGAACCTGGGCAACACCTTCGACGCCACCGGCGCCGACGAGACCTCCTGGGGCAACCCGCGAGTCACGCCGGAGTTGCTGGCCGGCATCCGCGCCCAGGGCTTCCGCAGCATCCGGATCCCGGTCACCTGGAGCCAGCACCTCGGTCCGGCACCCGACTACACCATCGACCCGGTAGCGCTGGCCCGGCTGGCGGAGGTGGTCGGCTGGGCCCTTGACGACGGCCTCTACGTGATGGTCAACGTCCATCACGACTCCTGGCAGTGGATCAACAGGATGCCGGCCGACCACGACGCCGTGCTGGCCGAGTACACAGCGATCTGGACCCAGGTCGCCACCGCCTTCCGCGACGCCTCGCCCCGGCTGCTCTTCGAGAGCGTCAACGAGCCGCAGTTCGTCACCGAGAAGGCCGCCCTGCTGGCCGAGCTGAACACCGCCTTCCACACGGTCGTCCGCGGCTCCGGCGGCCGCAACGCCACCCGCCTGCTGGTCATGCCGACCATGCACACCAACGCCGGCCAGGCCTACCTTGACGAACTGGCTAGCACCTTCACCGCGCTCGGCGACCCGAACCTGATCGCGACGGTGCACTACTACGGCTACTGGCCGTTCAGCGTGAACATCGCCGGCGGGTACCGCTTCGACGCCGCCGCGCGGCAGGACCTGCTCGACACGTTCCAGCGGGTGCACGACACCTTCGTGGCCAAGGGCATCCCGGTGATCATCGGCGAGTACGGCCTGCTCGGCTTCGACCGCAGCACCGGCACCATCGAGCAGGGCGAGAAGCTCAAGTTCTTCGAGTTCTTCGGTCACCAGGCGCGGATCAGCCGGGTCACCACGATGCTCTGGGACAACGGGCAGCACTTCGACCGTACCGCCCTGACCTGGCGTGACCCGGAACTCTACGAGCAGATGCGGTCCAGCTGGCGGACCCGGTCCGGCACCGCGTCGAGCGATGTCGTCTTCACCGCCGCCACCGGCCCGATCACCGCCAAGACGGTGACGCTGAACCTCAACGGCACCAGCTTCAGCGGCCTCCGCCTCGGCCGCACGACGCTGCGGCGCGGCGTCGACTACTCGCTGGCGGGCGATCAGCTCACGCTCTCCACCGGGTTGCTGCGGCGCTTGCTCGGGGACCGCGCCTACGGCGTGCGGAGCACCCTCTCGGTCCGCTTCAGCCACGGCGTCCCCTGGCGTCTGGACATCCTCAGCTACGACACCGCCACGCTCTCCGGCGCGACCGGCACCGTCGACGCGTTCACGCTGCCAGCCGCTTTCCACGGCGACCGCCTGGCCACGATGACCGCCGTCTACGCCGACGGCTCCTACGCCGGCCCGCAGAACTGGACCGCCTACAAGGAGTACGACGCCACCTTCCACCCGGACTATGCCGCCGGCACGATAGGCCTGACACCGGCCTTCTTCGCCGAGGTGACGGACGGCGCCCCGGTCACCCTGACCTTCATCTTCTGGAGCGGGGCGACGGTCACCTACCACGTGACCCGCACCGGCACGACGGTCACCGGCACCGCCGACTGA
- a CDS encoding ROK family transcriptional regulator, protein MTTTRAEPQPADFADVRTTNLAVVLRHLRAHGPSSRAAIAASTGLTKATVSSLTGDLIGHRLLRETGPGGNRIGRPATVLALDGSAYASIGIQVAPDQLTALAVDYSGERLLLWHRAAGDSTAEMVGLAQRAAARVRQQGRHVLGLTLAVPGDVDGTGLRDRVAGSLRQKDLAVTVAGHAALAAIAERRHGGWANVAYVSGVAGLDAGLIIDGHPVRGGRLGHLTLGPAGTPALREQAGIAPLVRRALPDLDPAAQADLAPAVEQVAIRARSGDTTALSALKHAGSCLGQGLAALVNLVEPEVIVLGDHFATLAEWLIPAASGELARLAPALGTDLRASTLGLHAAALGGAVSHLDQVDTGRLPDNDR, encoded by the coding sequence GTGACCACCACACGGGCCGAACCGCAGCCGGCCGACTTCGCCGACGTGCGCACCACCAACCTCGCGGTCGTGCTGCGCCACCTGCGGGCGCACGGCCCCAGCTCGCGGGCCGCGATCGCGGCGTCCACCGGGCTCACCAAGGCCACCGTCTCCAGCCTCACCGGCGACCTGATCGGGCATCGGCTGCTGCGCGAGACCGGGCCGGGCGGCAACCGGATCGGGCGCCCGGCGACAGTGCTGGCGCTGGATGGTTCGGCGTACGCGTCGATTGGCATCCAGGTCGCGCCGGACCAGCTCACCGCACTGGCGGTCGACTACTCCGGCGAGCGGCTGCTGCTCTGGCACCGGGCGGCCGGCGACAGCACCGCCGAGATGGTCGGGCTGGCCCAGCGCGCCGCCGCCCGAGTCCGGCAGCAGGGCCGGCACGTCCTCGGCCTGACCCTGGCGGTGCCCGGCGACGTGGACGGCACCGGCCTGCGGGACCGGGTGGCGGGTTCGCTGCGGCAGAAGGACCTGGCCGTCACGGTGGCCGGGCACGCGGCGCTGGCGGCGATCGCCGAGCGGCGGCACGGCGGGTGGGCGAACGTGGCGTACGTCTCCGGCGTGGCCGGGCTGGACGCCGGGCTGATCATCGACGGCCACCCGGTGCGCGGTGGCCGCCTCGGGCACCTCACCCTGGGCCCGGCGGGCACCCCGGCACTGCGGGAGCAGGCCGGGATCGCGCCGCTGGTCCGCCGCGCGCTGCCCGATCTCGATCCGGCCGCCCAGGCCGATCTCGCGCCCGCCGTCGAGCAGGTGGCGATCCGCGCCCGATCCGGCGACACCACCGCACTGTCCGCGCTCAAGCACGCCGGGAGCTGCCTGGGCCAGGGCCTCGCCGCACTGGTGAACCTGGTCGAGCCGGAGGTGATAGTGCTCGGCGACCACTTCGCCACGCTCGCCGAGTGGCTGATCCCGGCCGCGTCCGGCGAATTGGCCCGGCTCGCACCGGCTCTCGGCACCGACCTCAGGGCGTCCACATTGGGCCTGCATGCGGCCGCGCTCGGCGGCGCCGTGTCCCATCTTGATCAGGTCGACACCGGACGGCTCCCCGATAACGATCGATGA
- a CDS encoding glycoside hydrolase family 3 protein produces the protein MTESPARVVFRDPQQKLATRVADLLARLSLPEKIGLLHQYQAPVPELGMAAFRTGTEGLHGVAWLGTATTFPQVVGLASSWDPELLRRVGEAVGTEVRAMHHTNPEISLNVWAPVVNLLRDPRWGRNEEGYAEDPWLTGVLSTAYAGGLRGDHPQWLRTAPTVKHFLAYNNETERHLTASNLPPRVLHEYELPAFRPAVESGAAVAVMASYNLINGRPTHVSPLINEVLRGWSVEDVMVVGDAYAVHNLGGDQHWADDQVAGFAAALRAGIDCVTEEGPDAAPTIARFTSALERGLITESDVDAAARHILSVRIRLGEFNPDEDPYRSIGAESIDCAAHRELAREAARASVVLLGNDGILPLDPARAGRVAVIGPLGDAVFEDWYSGTPPYRKTLRAELAARLPGLAFHEGVDRVLLRATAGTLVTADGTLKITPISGTPDEALFDVLDWGQETISLRAVANGRFVGFDGDRLTHDQPGPNGWEVKETFTFVPVDSGVALRHAQTGQFLRAGADGLVRPAVTDLAEATAFTVDMLVDGVAAAAELAASADVVVLALGNHPMVCGRETIDRRDLDLPGTQQELLRAVRAVNPRTVMVLTSSYPYAIGWAKEHLPAIVWSAHGGQEHGTALADVLLGAEPAGRLTQTWYADDSELPDLLDYDIVATDATYLYYRGTPLFPFGHGLSYTSFRFENLSLSTPDAPSDGVVTIAVDVVNTGERPGTEVVQLYTRQQRSRVKQPLRRLRGYRRVHLAPGERTRVTLDLDVAELAFWDVTRSRRVVETAPHTIAVGSSSTDLRLTTTLRVRGEEIPPRAARATLRLIDNDGYAGTVPVAVTGTPDEALRSTTPDAWAVFRDVDLNGGLQQTTVLAAGTSGTLTLRLDDPFTGPVLAVLPAPPTADRLTVAPAHAPIGPVSGIHDLYVLFDTPDLTAATVTFA, from the coding sequence ATGACCGAATCCCCCGCTCGCGTCGTCTTTCGCGACCCCCAGCAGAAACTCGCCACCCGCGTCGCCGACCTGCTCGCCCGGCTCAGCCTGCCCGAGAAGATCGGCCTGCTGCACCAGTACCAGGCGCCGGTCCCCGAGCTGGGCATGGCCGCGTTCCGCACCGGCACCGAGGGCCTGCACGGCGTCGCCTGGCTCGGCACCGCCACCACCTTCCCCCAGGTGGTCGGGCTGGCCAGCAGCTGGGATCCGGAGCTGCTGCGCCGCGTCGGCGAGGCGGTCGGCACCGAGGTGCGCGCCATGCACCACACCAACCCGGAGATCAGCCTGAACGTCTGGGCACCGGTGGTGAACCTGCTGCGCGACCCGCGGTGGGGCCGCAACGAGGAGGGTTACGCCGAGGACCCGTGGCTGACCGGGGTGCTCAGCACGGCGTACGCCGGCGGCCTGCGCGGCGACCATCCACAGTGGCTGCGCACCGCGCCGACGGTGAAGCACTTCCTCGCCTACAACAACGAGACCGAGCGCCACCTGACCGCCAGCAACCTGCCGCCGCGAGTGCTGCACGAGTACGAGTTGCCGGCGTTCCGCCCGGCCGTCGAGTCGGGTGCCGCCGTCGCCGTGATGGCCTCCTACAACCTGATCAACGGGCGGCCGACGCACGTCAGCCCGCTGATCAACGAGGTGCTGCGCGGCTGGTCGGTGGAGGACGTGATGGTGGTGGGCGACGCGTACGCGGTCCACAACCTCGGCGGCGACCAGCACTGGGCGGACGACCAGGTGGCCGGTTTCGCGGCCGCGCTGCGCGCCGGCATCGACTGCGTCACCGAGGAGGGCCCCGACGCCGCGCCGACGATCGCCCGGTTCACCTCGGCGCTGGAGCGCGGGCTGATCACCGAATCCGATGTGGACGCCGCGGCCCGGCACATCCTGTCGGTGCGGATCCGGCTCGGCGAGTTCAACCCGGACGAGGACCCGTACCGGTCGATCGGCGCCGAGTCGATCGACTGCGCGGCGCATCGGGAACTGGCCCGGGAAGCGGCACGCGCGTCGGTGGTGCTGCTCGGCAACGACGGGATCCTGCCGCTGGACCCGGCCCGGGCGGGGCGGGTCGCGGTGATCGGACCGCTCGGCGACGCGGTGTTCGAGGACTGGTACAGCGGGACTCCCCCGTACCGCAAGACGCTGCGAGCGGAGCTCGCCGCCCGCCTTCCCGGCCTCGCCTTCCACGAAGGCGTCGACCGAGTGCTGCTGCGCGCCACCGCCGGGACCCTGGTCACCGCGGACGGCACCCTCAAGATCACCCCCATTTCCGGTACGCCGGACGAGGCGCTCTTCGACGTCCTGGACTGGGGCCAGGAGACGATCTCGCTGCGTGCCGTGGCGAACGGCCGGTTCGTCGGCTTCGACGGGGACCGGCTGACCCATGACCAGCCCGGCCCGAACGGCTGGGAGGTCAAGGAGACCTTCACGTTCGTGCCGGTGGACAGCGGGGTGGCGCTGCGTCACGCGCAGACCGGGCAGTTCCTGCGTGCCGGGGCGGACGGGCTGGTCCGGCCCGCCGTCACCGACCTCGCGGAAGCCACCGCGTTCACCGTCGACATGCTGGTGGACGGGGTGGCGGCGGCCGCGGAACTGGCCGCGTCGGCCGACGTCGTGGTGCTGGCGCTGGGCAACCACCCGATGGTCTGCGGGCGGGAGACGATCGACCGGCGGGACCTGGACCTGCCCGGCACCCAGCAGGAGCTGCTGCGTGCGGTACGGGCCGTCAACCCTCGTACCGTAATGGTGTTGACCAGCAGTTATCCCTATGCGATCGGCTGGGCCAAGGAGCACCTGCCGGCCATCGTCTGGTCCGCGCACGGCGGTCAGGAACACGGCACGGCCCTCGCCGACGTGCTGCTCGGCGCCGAGCCGGCCGGCCGCCTCACCCAGACCTGGTACGCCGACGACAGCGAACTGCCCGACCTGCTCGACTACGACATCGTCGCGACCGACGCGACCTACCTCTACTACCGCGGGACCCCGCTGTTCCCGTTCGGCCACGGCCTCAGCTACACCAGTTTCCGCTTCGAGAACCTCTCCTTGAGTACGCCCGACGCGCCGTCCGACGGCGTGGTGACGATCGCCGTCGACGTGGTGAACACCGGCGAACGCCCCGGCACCGAGGTGGTGCAGCTCTACACCCGGCAGCAACGGTCCCGGGTCAAGCAGCCCCTGCGTCGCCTGCGCGGCTACCGCCGGGTGCACCTGGCGCCCGGCGAGCGGACCCGGGTCACCCTCGACCTGGACGTCGCCGAGCTGGCGTTCTGGGACGTCACCCGGTCCCGCCGGGTGGTCGAGACGGCGCCGCACACGATAGCCGTCGGCAGCTCCAGCACCGACCTGCGGCTGACCACGACGCTGCGCGTCCGCGGCGAGGAGATCCCGCCACGCGCGGCCCGCGCCACCCTCCGCTTGATCGACAACGACGGGTACGCCGGAACCGTCCCCGTGGCAGTCACCGGCACCCCGGACGAGGCGCTGCGCAGCACCACCCCGGACGCCTGGGCCGTCTTCCGCGACGTCGACCTGAACGGCGGCCTCCAGCAGACCACCGTCCTCGCCGCCGGCACGTCCGGCACCCTCACGCTGCGCCTCGACGACCCGTTCACCGGCCCGGTCCTCGCGGTCCTCCCGGCCCCGCCCACCGCCGACCGGCTCACCGTCGCCCCGGCACACGCCCCCATCGGCCCGGTGAGCGGCATCCACGACCTGTACGTCCTCTTCGACACCCCCGATCTCACGGCAGCCACCGTCACCTTCGCCTGA